The nucleotide sequence ATCGTTTTGGAAGATGGAAAATTAATACAGGAAGGTACACATGATGAATTAAATTCTGTAGAAGGATACTACAAAGAGCTTTATATGCACCAACTTTCTGAGAAAGAAAAATAGAAAAATGTTGTTATATTAGGTTTTTTTTTCCACTTTTGACAGATATATACCTATGAAAAATTAACTATACACTAGACGAAATGAGCGATAAAGATTTAATGGACCAAGAAGAAATTTATTCAAAAGTTTTAAGAGCAGGAAGAAGAACTTATTTTTTCGATGTTAGAAGCACAAAGGCAGGAGATTATTATTTAACTGTTACCGAAAGCAAAAAGTTCACCCATGATGATGGTTCTTTTCATTATAAAAAACACAAGATTTATTTATACAAAGAAGACTTTACCGCCTTTAAAGAGAATTTGGATGAGATGATGGATTACATTATCGATGAAAAAGGTTCAGAGGTTATTTCCGAACGTCACCAAAAAGATTTTAAGAAGGAAGATTCTGAGGAAAATGGATCCATCAGTTCTACAGATAGTTTTACAGATGTAAGCTTTGACGATATTTAATCGTCATATTTTTTATAAAAACATAACGGTCCCAAAAATTTGGGGCCGTTTTTATTTTAACCCCGTTTTAGTCTTCCCATGACAATTTAACCAGGACGATATTTAACGTTAAATGGGCCAGACAAATAATTGAGGTAACCGGCCAATTAAGAAACTCTAGCATGCCTGCGATAAACAATAGATAAAAGAATGGGTAAATCAATAAGGCATACATAAAACGGGTAGTACTCAAAAATTCCGGTTCGCTTACCTTGGGTTTAATGAATATTGACCATATAATTATCATTGGGAAATTCAAAATAGAAAATGCTCCCCTAAGGATATACTTCACGAGTGCAACTTTTCCTTTTCCAATTTTCCTGTACTCTGGGGATGTCCCTTCTTCTTTAATTCGATTAACACCAACAGGATCCAAATAATCTACCTTGGCCCTATCCAATGTATGTACTATTTCCTCATAACTTGACTCCTCTTCAATATGGGCGGTAAGCTTTTTTAAATGATGATACACTTCCTCCTTGAGCCGGCTTGCAGATCCCGACACATCCTTCTTATCAAAAAAATCCTGTACCCTTATCGCTTTCCCATAATACAGTGCGGCCTTATCGGGAAACTTTGCCGCATTGGCGTAATTAACTCCAATTGGGACAATACCTATATCCATTGACGGATTACTTTCCAAGGCCAAAAACAAAATACGGGTAAATCCTTTACTCAATGGCCGGACCCTACGTTTTAAAGAATGGTTTCCCTCTGGAAAAATAAGTACGGCCTCTCCCCTTCCCAGCAGCTGGGCACAGCGTTCAAAAATGGCAGTATTACCCGCCAAGGAATTCTTACCATCCCTGATCCTATAAACGGGAATCATCTGTAAAAATCCGAAAAATACTTTCAACAAGGCCGTCTTGAATACATCGGACCTAGTTAAAAAATAAGGCTTCCGCTTACAATGGGTTGCAATCAATAAGGCATCAAGCAAAGCGTTTTGATGATTTGCCAAAAACATAATGGGTTTTCCGGAAGGTACATTGGACGACCCTTCAATCTTTATTTTGGAAAAATAGAAAGTCAAAGCCGTGCGTATCCAAACCCAAATTACAAGATATCCTATTTTTCTCAAACAAATTCTTCTTTATCAATTGGAAAATACCCCCAAAAAGTAGCTATTGTCAAACCGGATATTAAGTGCCAAATACCCCAAAAAGCAGCCAAAAGAGCCATCCCTCCCAGTCCGTCAAAAAAAGTAAATATCAGTAACAATCCAAGGCCTGAATTCTGAATCCCGGTTTCTATTCCAATTGTTCTTTTATCCATTTGTGAAAGACTAAAAAATTTAGCCAACGAAAAGCCAGTAACAAAAGCCAGGAGGTTATGCAGAACAACTATCCAGAACACGTAGAGAACATATTCCATAAAAATATCCCTATTGTCATACAGCGCAATAAAAATGAGGACAACAAAGAACACCAGCGAAAGTACTTTTAAAACCTTTGCTATTTTGGAGGCAAATCTTGGTCTGAAATGCTTTATCAACATCCCCAAAATTAATGGTAGAGCCAAAAGTAATGCCACTAGTTTCACCATGGAAAAAGGGGCTATGGCAACTTCTTGAAGGATTGATGCGGTAGGCCCATATAGGGAACCCCATAATTGAAGGTTCAAAGGGGTCATAATTACAGCCAGTAAGGTGGCTACAGCCGTTAAACTTACTGACAGGGCCGTATTCCCCTTGGCCAAATGTGTAATAAAATTGGAAATATTACCTCCCGGACAGGCAGCGACCATAAACATTCCCAATGCAATACTGGGCAAGGGCTCCACTAGCAAAACCAACACAAAGGTTACCGCGGGCAATAGAACAAACTGACTCAAAACGCCCACAAAAAGAGGCTTAGGTTTTCTTGCCAATCTTCTAAAGTCATCTATGGATATATCCAATGCTATCCCAAACATTACCAAAGCCAATGCCACATTGAGCACCCAAAGTGATTGTTCATTAAAATCTATATGGATCTTATCCAGAGGGGTAGTTACCAAAAATTATGAAATTTTAAGTCCATTGTCAACTTCTGCTTCCGGTCGCAACAATATTACATCGGAACCGTCAACAGCGCCCAATATAAGACATTCACTCATAAAATTTGCAATTTGCTTTTTAGGAAAATTGATCACCGCAATTATCTGCTTCCCCAAAAGTTCATCTTTGGAATACCTTTGCGTAATTTGGGCCGATGTTTTCCTAATCCCTATCTCCTTGCCAAAATCTACCTGTACTTGGTAGGCAGGTTTCCTGGCCTCTGGAAAATCTTTAATTTCAATAATAGTGCCCACTCTCATATCTATTTTGGAAAAATCGGGCCAAGTAATAGTTTCGTTCATTTAACAATTCTGAGTTTATCAATAATATCCTTAGGAATATTTCCTGAATATGCCCCATAAGCATCAACCAATAGGCCCTTGTTTCCGGCTGAAGTTTCAATTACATAAAGGACCATGTTATCATCTGGATCACTCATTCCCTCAAACCTGTAAAATTTAATCACATTAAAATCCTTAGCAGAATGTATTTTTCTAATTTTTTATTTTCTATCCCTAGCTCACACAAATTCAAATCTACTGTGAAACCGGCATTTTTTAAAATCAGTTATGGCCTCCGACAATGTTGGATAAGAATTCTTCATTCTCCATATAATTTAAGGATTAATCCAAAAATAACTAGTTTACGATCCACATACAAGAATCTTTAATTTCAATTAACTTTGTACAAGACCTAAATTCAAAACATCAAAGTCATGGCCAATACACCCAGTAACATGCTTCCTTTGGGCACAATAGCTCCCAACTTTAAACTACTAGATACCACTTTGGACAAACAAAAAAGCCTTCAAGACCTAAAAGGCACAAAGGGTACCGTAATTATGTTCATATGTAACCACTGCCCTTTTGTTAAGCATTTGAACGCCGAAATCGTTAAAACCGCAATGGAATATCAACCTAAAGATATTTCATTTATAGCAATTTCCAGCAACGACGTGGAAAACTATCCTCAAGATGCTCCCCATTTAATGAAGCTGATCAGTATGGAACAGAAGTATACTTTTCCCTATTTGTACGATGAGAGCCAAGAAGTGGCCAAAGCCTATGATGCCGCCTGTACCCCTGATTTCTATTTATTCGATGCCAATTTAAAGCTGGTATATCGGGGGCAGTTTGACAACTCCCGTCCGGGAAACGGCATTCCCGTTACCGGGGAGGATTTAAAGACAGCCATGGACGCCCTTCTTGCAGGAAAAGAAATAAATGAGAAACAAAAACCCAGTATGGGCTGCAATATAAAATGGAAAAAATAATAGTTCCTAACTACATTCTATAGTATTCTATTGGGCCAAACCTATTGCTGTTCTAAGGAATTCTTTAGGGAAGTTATTGGCAAGTCCAACCTTTACGCTCCAGAACGCCTTCTATATGTGCTAGATGATGGTTACCGTGCCAAGCATATTTTCCTATATTTTCCAGAAGGCTTACCGCCACATTACCATCGGGATGAATGTACACCCTTTCCAAATCTTCTTTGGACAAACCTTTTAAGAGATACACCAATTTCGCATGTAGTGCCTTAAGATAATTTACGGAAAGGACTATTGGTGCATTATTGGCATCGAACAGTTTGCTCCATTCCTTCTCATCATACGCTTTAATTATAGGTCTATCCTCTGTCAAAGCCCATTTGAATCTGATATAACTATTATGATGGCTATCTGCAATATGATGCACCACTTGCCTTATGGTCCAACCACCTGGGCGATATGGTGTATTTAGCTGTT is from Arenibacter algicola and encodes:
- a CDS encoding lysophospholipid acyltransferase family protein is translated as MRKIGYLVIWVWIRTALTFYFSKIKIEGSSNVPSGKPIMFLANHQNALLDALLIATHCKRKPYFLTRSDVFKTALLKVFFGFLQMIPVYRIRDGKNSLAGNTAIFERCAQLLGRGEAVLIFPEGNHSLKRRVRPLSKGFTRILFLALESNPSMDIGIVPIGVNYANAAKFPDKAALYYGKAIRVQDFFDKKDVSGSASRLKEEVYHHLKKLTAHIEEESSYEEIVHTLDRAKVDYLDPVGVNRIKEEGTSPEYRKIGKGKVALVKYILRGAFSILNFPMIIIWSIFIKPKVSEPEFLSTTRFMYALLIYPFFYLLFIAGMLEFLNWPVTSIICLAHLTLNIVLVKLSWED
- a CDS encoding tRNA-binding protein; this translates as MNETITWPDFSKIDMRVGTIIEIKDFPEARKPAYQVQVDFGKEIGIRKTSAQITQRYSKDELLGKQIIAVINFPKKQIANFMSECLILGAVDGSDVILLRPEAEVDNGLKIS
- a CDS encoding bile acid:sodium symporter family protein produces the protein MVTTPLDKIHIDFNEQSLWVLNVALALVMFGIALDISIDDFRRLARKPKPLFVGVLSQFVLLPAVTFVLVLLVEPLPSIALGMFMVAACPGGNISNFITHLAKGNTALSVSLTAVATLLAVIMTPLNLQLWGSLYGPTASILQEVAIAPFSMVKLVALLLALPLILGMLIKHFRPRFASKIAKVLKVLSLVFFVVLIFIALYDNRDIFMEYVLYVFWIVVLHNLLAFVTGFSLAKFFSLSQMDKRTIGIETGIQNSGLGLLLIFTFFDGLGGMALLAAFWGIWHLISGLTIATFWGYFPIDKEEFV
- a CDS encoding YfiT family bacillithiol transferase yields the protein MEERTLEELKYPIGHFVFTKTVSDVTLSDWISELEALPARLEGLVIHLSDQQLNTPYRPGGWTIRQVVHHIADSHHNSYIRFKWALTEDRPIIKAYDEKEWSKLFDANNAPIVLSVNYLKALHAKLVYLLKGLSKEDLERVYIHPDGNVAVSLLENIGKYAWHGNHHLAHIEGVLERKGWTCQ
- a CDS encoding PUR family DNA/RNA-binding protein, yielding MSDKDLMDQEEIYSKVLRAGRRTYFFDVRSTKAGDYYLTVTESKKFTHDDGSFHYKKHKIYLYKEDFTAFKENLDEMMDYIIDEKGSEVISERHQKDFKKEDSEENGSISSTDSFTDVSFDDI
- a CDS encoding thioredoxin family protein, with the protein product MANTPSNMLPLGTIAPNFKLLDTTLDKQKSLQDLKGTKGTVIMFICNHCPFVKHLNAEIVKTAMEYQPKDISFIAISSNDVENYPQDAPHLMKLISMEQKYTFPYLYDESQEVAKAYDAACTPDFYLFDANLKLVYRGQFDNSRPGNGIPVTGEDLKTAMDALLAGKEINEKQKPSMGCNIKWKK